The Chelatococcus sp. HY11 genome includes a window with the following:
- a CDS encoding lipid A biosynthesis lauroyl acyltransferase has product MTARRQISLGGIVRRLAARVAEVTMIGLVRAVFALFRALGPDRSSALGGAVARAIGPLFPAHRTAMTNLREAFPDKSEAERRAIARSAWDNLGRTGAEYAHLSVLFDYDHDNPQLDARVEVDGIEHFMALRDDGKPGIIFSAHLGNWELPAICAARYGLAATAVFRAPNDPGIAHVVHEVRSQTMGGLEAARQGAAFAMARVLEDGGHLGMLIDQHFTRGVTVPFFGRPARTNPILGKFARRFDCPVHGVRVQRLPGGRFRLQLTPPLDLPRDSEGLVDVEGAMAAMTAVVETWVREDPGQWLWMHRRWRPPVVALKAT; this is encoded by the coding sequence TTGACAGCACGACGTCAGATCTCGCTTGGCGGGATCGTTCGGCGATTGGCCGCGCGGGTCGCGGAAGTGACCATGATCGGGCTCGTCCGCGCTGTCTTCGCACTGTTCCGCGCGTTGGGTCCGGACCGCTCGAGCGCCTTGGGCGGCGCCGTCGCCCGCGCCATCGGGCCACTCTTCCCCGCCCATCGCACCGCGATGACCAATCTGCGCGAAGCCTTTCCCGACAAGAGCGAGGCGGAGCGGCGCGCGATCGCGCGGAGCGCCTGGGACAATCTCGGCCGCACCGGCGCGGAATATGCCCATCTCTCGGTCCTGTTCGACTATGACCACGACAACCCGCAACTTGATGCACGTGTGGAAGTGGATGGCATCGAGCACTTCATGGCGCTGCGTGACGATGGCAAGCCTGGCATTATATTCTCCGCGCATCTCGGCAACTGGGAGCTCCCCGCGATCTGCGCGGCGCGCTACGGGCTGGCGGCGACGGCGGTCTTCCGCGCGCCCAACGATCCCGGCATCGCCCATGTGGTGCATGAGGTGCGCAGCCAGACCATGGGCGGGCTCGAGGCCGCGCGCCAGGGGGCGGCCTTCGCCATGGCCCGCGTCCTCGAGGACGGCGGTCATCTCGGGATGTTGATCGACCAGCACTTCACACGCGGGGTGACAGTGCCGTTCTTCGGGCGGCCGGCACGGACAAATCCGATCCTCGGCAAATTCGCGCGGCGATTCGACTGTCCGGTGCATGGCGTCCGGGTCCAGCGGCTGCCCGGAGGGCGTTTCCGCCTGCAGTTGACGCCTCCGCTTGATCTACCGCGCGACAGCGAGGGACTGGTCGATGTCGAGGGCGCCATGGCCGCCATGACGGCCGTCGTCGAGACTTGGGTGCGAGAGGATCCCGGCCAATGGCTGTGGATGCATCGTCGCTGGCGCCCGCCTGTCGTCGCGCTCAAGGCAACGTGA
- a CDS encoding 3-hydroxyacyl-ACP dehydratase FabZ family protein: MRLEYFQMIDRVVAFDEAALRLEARSTVPAESPVFEGHFPGHPLMPGVLLTETMAQASGYLILGLCRFSHMPFLCGVEKAKFRTFVGPGAPLDITATRLHEGSGYAVTKARIASGGKAICDAELMFRTMPFPDGLGARMREQAASLGLEVEESQNDA; encoded by the coding sequence ATGCGCCTTGAATATTTCCAGATGATCGACCGCGTCGTCGCTTTCGACGAGGCGGCTTTGCGGCTTGAGGCCCGCTCCACCGTTCCTGCGGAGAGCCCGGTTTTTGAAGGCCATTTCCCCGGTCACCCGCTGATGCCGGGCGTCCTTCTCACCGAGACGATGGCCCAGGCATCCGGCTATCTCATCCTCGGCCTCTGCCGTTTCTCCCATATGCCGTTTCTCTGCGGCGTCGAGAAGGCGAAGTTCCGCACCTTTGTCGGCCCCGGCGCGCCGCTCGACATCACCGCCACCCGTCTTCACGAAGGCTCAGGCTACGCCGTGACAAAGGCGCGCATTGCGTCGGGCGGCAAGGCCATCTGTGATGCAGAGCTGATGTTCCGCACGATGCCCTTCCCGGACGGTCTCGGGGCCCGCATGCGTGAACAGGCAGCATCCCTCGGCCTCGAAGTGGAGGAATCGCAGAATGACGCGTGA
- a CDS encoding SDR family NAD(P)-dependent oxidoreductase has translation MTASVEPQRILVTGGAKGVGAAIVRTLVAGGYAVDFTYRSSGDAAHALARELSDAHGVAVNALALDLADTAAIEAFCVAQEDTVYYGLVHNAGQPYDALTAVMSQDKAEAAMQVNFWSVTRLVKTFIRPMIRARAGRIAVIGSVTALQANAGNAAYAASKGALLSYLKTLAIESAKRGVTANYIAPGFIDTDMMTPYAAYRAQMEKQIPAGRFAAPDEIAGLVAFLMSPPAAYITGAVIPIDGGLTAQLGVHR, from the coding sequence ATGACAGCCTCCGTCGAACCGCAACGCATTCTCGTCACCGGCGGAGCCAAGGGCGTCGGCGCCGCCATCGTGCGGACGCTCGTCGCCGGCGGCTATGCCGTCGATTTCACCTATCGCAGCTCCGGCGACGCCGCTCACGCCCTGGCGCGTGAGCTGTCGGACGCCCACGGCGTGGCTGTCAACGCGCTGGCGCTCGACCTCGCCGACACGGCCGCGATAGAGGCCTTCTGCGTGGCGCAGGAAGACACTGTCTACTACGGGCTCGTGCACAACGCCGGCCAGCCTTATGACGCCTTGACCGCCGTGATGTCGCAGGACAAGGCCGAGGCGGCCATGCAGGTCAATTTCTGGTCCGTGACGCGGCTGGTGAAGACCTTCATCCGGCCGATGATCCGCGCTCGCGCGGGGCGCATCGCCGTGATCGGCTCCGTGACCGCGCTTCAGGCGAATGCCGGAAATGCGGCCTATGCCGCCTCCAAGGGCGCGCTGCTCAGCTATCTCAAGACGCTCGCGATCGAGAGCGCCAAGCGTGGTGTCACCGCTAACTACATCGCGCCCGGCTTCATCGATACCGACATGATGACCCCCTATGCGGCCTACCGCGCGCAGATGGAAAAGCAGATCCCGGCGGGCCGTTTCGCGGCGCCGGACGAGATCGCCGGTCTTGTCGCCTTCCTGATGAGCCCGCCTGCGGCCTATATCACCGGCGCGGTCATTCCGATCGACGGCGGCCTGACCGCACAGCTCGGTGTCCATCGCTGA
- a CDS encoding zinc-binding dehydrogenase — MRALQLFGDRDLRLEEVAAPPPPGPGEVQVRVHAVGLNHIDVWGFRGMAFAKRKLPLAVGAEASGAVVAVGEDVTHVDVGDRVAMYGAMTCGHCKACREGRDNLCENVGGVLGFHIDGFARDFVNMPQRLMVKIPDGVSFQEAACAPVAFGTVQHMLFDNAKLEPGETILVHAGGSGIGTAAIKMAKAIGCTVITTVGDDDKGAKAKLLGADHVINYRTDRFEGVVRKLTGRKGVDVVFEHVGVDTWNGSLLCLKRGGRLVTCGSTSGVSTTMNLMQLFQQQYKIFGSFGCTLRNIEQSLHKMATGLTPVIDTVFDVADYAEGLERLESRKVFGKVIVTL; from the coding sequence ATGCGCGCGCTGCAGCTTTTTGGTGACCGCGACCTCAGACTGGAAGAGGTGGCCGCACCGCCACCTCCCGGCCCGGGCGAGGTCCAGGTGCGTGTCCACGCCGTCGGCCTCAACCACATCGATGTCTGGGGCTTCCGTGGCATGGCCTTTGCCAAGCGCAAGCTGCCGCTCGCCGTTGGAGCGGAGGCCTCCGGTGCCGTGGTCGCGGTGGGCGAGGACGTCACCCATGTGGATGTCGGGGATCGCGTCGCCATGTATGGCGCGATGACCTGCGGCCATTGCAAGGCTTGCCGCGAAGGCCGCGACAATCTCTGCGAGAATGTCGGCGGGGTGCTCGGCTTCCATATCGACGGCTTTGCCCGCGACTTCGTCAATATGCCCCAGCGGCTCATGGTGAAGATTCCCGATGGCGTGAGCTTCCAGGAAGCCGCCTGCGCGCCGGTTGCCTTCGGCACCGTGCAGCACATGCTCTTCGACAACGCCAAGCTCGAACCCGGCGAGACGATCCTCGTCCATGCCGGCGGCTCCGGCATCGGCACCGCGGCGATCAAGATGGCCAAGGCCATCGGCTGCACCGTGATCACCACGGTCGGCGATGATGACAAGGGCGCCAAGGCCAAGCTGCTCGGCGCCGACCATGTGATCAACTACCGCACCGACCGCTTCGAGGGGGTGGTGCGCAAGCTCACAGGCCGCAAGGGCGTCGACGTGGTCTTCGAGCATGTCGGCGTCGACACCTGGAACGGCTCCCTGCTCTGCCTGAAGCGTGGCGGCCGCCTGGTGACCTGCGGGTCGACCTCCGGCGTATCGACCACGATGAACCTGATGCAGCTCTTCCAGCAGCAGTACAAGATCTTCGGATCGTTCGGCTGCACGCTGCGCAACATCGAGCAGTCGCTGCACAAGATGGCGACAGGCCTCACGCCGGTGATCGATACCGTCTTCGATGTCGCCGACTACGCTGAGGGCCTGGAGCGGCTCGAAAGCCGCAAGGTGTTCGGCAAGGTCATCGTGACCTTGTAA
- a CDS encoding beta-ketoacyl-ACP synthase encodes MAQQHRDSHEHRDSHGRPIVAVTGMGVVTSLGAGKDENWAALTAGRSGIHTISRFPIEGLRTTIAGTVDFIPVEPFCAPLLSEQLATLAAEEAVSQAAIGSAGDFPGSLFIAVPPVEMEWPQREALAKASGQAGDITYADLLKAAGSGDFRAWHNLFLFGTVADRIRERFGTKGSPISLSTACSSGATAIQLGVEAIRRGENKAVLAIGTDGSVHAEALIRFSLLSALSTQNDPAEEAAKPFSKNRDGFVMGEGAAALVLEDYDHAIARGATILGIVAGVGEKGDGFHRTRSSPGGAPIIAAIREAIADAGLTPDDVDYINAHGTATPENDKMEALGLTTVLGERMAQVPISSNKSMIGHTLTAAGAIEAVVSLMTIANGRLPPTINYQVPDPAIPLDVVPNEARDASVTRVLSNSFGFGGQNTCLLFTAEPVT; translated from the coding sequence ATGGCACAGCAACACCGCGACAGTCATGAACACCGCGACAGCCATGGACGGCCGATCGTTGCCGTCACCGGCATGGGCGTCGTCACCTCGCTCGGCGCCGGCAAGGACGAGAACTGGGCCGCCCTGACGGCGGGCCGCTCCGGCATCCACACCATCAGCCGCTTCCCGATCGAGGGCCTGCGCACAACCATCGCGGGCACGGTCGATTTCATTCCCGTCGAACCGTTCTGCGCTCCTCTTCTTTCCGAGCAGCTCGCGACGCTCGCCGCCGAGGAGGCCGTGAGCCAGGCGGCCATCGGTTCGGCCGGCGATTTTCCCGGCAGCCTTTTCATCGCCGTGCCGCCCGTGGAAATGGAATGGCCGCAGCGCGAGGCGCTAGCCAAGGCATCCGGCCAGGCGGGCGACATCACTTATGCCGACCTGCTCAAGGCGGCCGGCTCCGGCGATTTCAGGGCCTGGCACAACCTCTTCCTGTTCGGAACCGTCGCGGATCGCATCCGCGAGCGCTTCGGCACCAAGGGCTCGCCGATCTCGCTGTCGACGGCCTGTTCTTCCGGCGCGACGGCCATTCAGCTTGGCGTCGAGGCGATCCGTCGCGGCGAGAACAAGGCCGTGCTCGCCATCGGCACCGACGGCTCGGTGCATGCGGAAGCCTTGATCCGTTTCTCGCTGCTCTCGGCCCTGTCAACCCAGAACGACCCGGCCGAGGAGGCCGCGAAGCCCTTCTCCAAGAACCGTGACGGCTTTGTCATGGGCGAAGGCGCCGCGGCACTCGTCCTCGAGGATTACGACCACGCGATCGCGCGCGGCGCGACCATCCTCGGCATCGTGGCGGGCGTCGGCGAGAAGGGCGATGGTTTTCACCGCACCCGTTCGAGCCCCGGCGGGGCGCCGATCATCGCCGCCATCCGCGAGGCCATCGCCGACGCGGGGCTGACGCCGGATGATGTCGACTATATCAACGCCCATGGCACGGCGACGCCGGAAAATGACAAGATGGAGGCGCTCGGCCTGACGACCGTGCTCGGCGAGCGCATGGCGCAGGTGCCGATCTCCTCCAACAAGTCGATGATCGGCCATACCTTGACGGCGGCCGGCGCCATCGAGGCGGTCGTGTCGCTGATGACGATCGCCAATGGCCGTCTGCCGCCCACGATCAACTATCAGGTGCCCGATCCCGCGATCCCGCTTGATGTGGTACCCAACGAGGCGCGTGACGCATCCGTCACCCGCGTGCTCTCCAATTCCTTCGGCTTCGGCGGTCAGAACACCTGCCTGCTGTTCACGGCCGAACCGGTGACCTGA
- the ccmA gene encoding heme ABC exporter ATP-binding protein CcmA: MRLEIDRLSCRRSGRLLVEHLTLTVAGGEALVVRGQNGAGKSTLLATLAGRLKPASGTIRLIGDSSSTERREGEEDAPLAERAVLVGHRDGLKTALTATENLVFAAAMLGVPATPPQAVAALDDLGLVHVSDIPVGYLSAGQRRRVALARLILVDRPVWLLDEPTAALDATAQEDLAHLMQRQLARGGLIVAATHLPLGLDGARVLTLGGKSDGHDNSSGDSPSDGPGDLDAWEFSR; encoded by the coding sequence TTGCGCCTTGAGATCGATCGTCTCTCCTGCCGCCGTTCTGGACGGCTGCTGGTCGAGCACCTTACGCTCACGGTCGCCGGTGGCGAAGCGCTTGTGGTGAGGGGACAGAACGGCGCGGGAAAGTCGACGCTGCTCGCGACCCTCGCCGGGCGGCTGAAGCCCGCCAGTGGCACGATCCGCCTGATCGGGGACAGCAGCTCGACCGAGCGACGCGAGGGAGAGGAGGATGCACCGCTCGCCGAACGGGCGGTCTTGGTGGGGCATCGCGACGGGCTCAAAACGGCGCTGACGGCGACGGAGAACCTCGTTTTCGCCGCCGCGATGCTGGGGGTGCCGGCGACACCGCCGCAGGCGGTTGCGGCCCTTGATGATCTTGGTCTCGTTCATGTGTCCGATATTCCTGTCGGATATCTCTCGGCGGGCCAGCGGCGGCGTGTGGCCCTGGCGCGGCTCATCCTTGTTGATCGGCCCGTATGGCTGCTCGACGAGCCCACGGCGGCGCTGGATGCCACGGCGCAGGAGGATCTCGCGCATCTGATGCAGCGGCAGCTCGCGCGTGGGGGCCTCATCGTCGCGGCGACACATCTGCCGCTGGGGCTCGACGGCGCGCGCGTGCTCACTCTCGGTGGCAAGAGTGACGGGCATGACAATAGCTCTGGCGATAGCCCAAGTGATGGGCCTGGCGATCTGGACGCCTGGGAGTTCAGCCGATGA
- a CDS encoding DUF1223 domain-containing protein translates to MTKRFALVPTLTCLMAISFPALAGNAPRGVVELFTSQGCSSCPPADALLRELAKDTSIVAISLPVTYWDYLGWKDTLAEKAFSKRQRAYAETRGDGQIYTPQAVINGSRHALGSDRKSIEAAIANKGEGEKGNIDKSLAKTALTIPLDVSDNAGTLKIAVPQGQPGQTAALWILAVSRSHNVAIGRGENTGRTVVYTNVVRRITKLGDWSGQAMTIDVSPEAAKPPGTDGYVVLLQAVDNGRPSVILGAAKSDGL, encoded by the coding sequence ATGACAAAAAGATTTGCCCTCGTCCCCACCCTTACCTGCCTGATGGCGATTTCATTCCCCGCTCTTGCCGGGAATGCGCCACGTGGCGTCGTCGAACTCTTCACCAGCCAGGGCTGCTCGTCCTGCCCGCCGGCCGATGCCCTTCTGCGCGAGCTCGCGAAGGACACGAGCATCGTGGCGATCAGCCTCCCCGTGACCTACTGGGACTATCTCGGCTGGAAGGATACGCTCGCCGAGAAGGCCTTCAGCAAACGCCAGCGCGCCTATGCCGAGACGCGTGGCGATGGCCAGATCTACACGCCGCAAGCAGTGATCAACGGATCGCGGCATGCGCTCGGATCTGACCGCAAGAGCATCGAGGCCGCCATCGCCAACAAGGGTGAGGGCGAGAAGGGGAATATCGACAAGAGCCTTGCCAAGACCGCGCTGACAATCCCGCTCGACGTCAGCGATAACGCGGGGACGCTCAAGATAGCGGTGCCGCAGGGTCAGCCTGGCCAAACCGCGGCGCTGTGGATTCTGGCGGTCTCGCGCAGCCACAACGTGGCCATCGGGCGCGGCGAGAACACGGGTCGCACCGTCGTTTACACGAATGTCGTCAGGCGCATCACGAAGCTCGGTGACTGGTCCGGGCAAGCGATGACGATCGATGTTTCACCGGAGGCGGCCAAGCCCCCGGGCACGGACGGTTACGTCGTGCTGCTGCAGGCAGTTGACAACGGCCGCCCA
- the acnA gene encoding aconitate hydratase AcnA yields the protein MTKSVDSFSSRRTIVAAGKTYTYYSLPEAEKNGLEGISRLPFSMKVLLENLLRFEDGRSVTKKDIIAIKDWLVNRGTAEREIAYRPSRVLMQDFTGVPAVVDLAAMRDAMVNLGGDPKRINPLVPVDLVIDHSVIVNFFGNNAAFGKNVEEEYKQNQERYRFLKWGQSAFDNFRVVPPGTGICHQVNLEYLAQTVWTKTEDGETVAYPDTCVGTDSHTTMVNGLGVLGWGVGGIEAEAAMLGQPVSMLIPEVIGFKLTGRLNEGITATDLVLTVTQMLRKKGVVGKFVEFFGDGLDHLSLADRATIGNMAPEYGATCGFFPVDSETIAYLDETGRTDDRIALVEAYSKAQGMWREVGTPDPVFTDILELDIGSVLPSLAGPKRPQDRVLLSGTKEGFLAALEGEFKKPGEAAKRFAVADADFTLGHGDVTIAAITSCTNTSNPSVLIAAGLLARNAAAKGLKSKPWVKTSLAPGSQVVEGYLNASGLQTDLDALGFNLVGFGCTTCIGNSGPLPENISEAINKNDLVAGAVISGNRNFEGRVNPDVKANYLASPPLVVAYAIAGSLQIDLTTEPLGTGSDGKPVYLKDIWPSNQEIAKFIRENVTKKMFQEKYADVFKGDSNWQKIAVPTGETYAWDSGSTYVQNPPYFEGMEMKPEPVTDIVKARVMGLFLDSITTDHISPAGSIKEASPAGHYLRDHQVRPQDFNQYGTRRGNHEVMMRGTFANIRIKNQMLGGKEGGFTKHWPDGTEMPIYDAAMKYKAEGVPLVVFAGKEYGTGSSRDWAAKGTKLLGIRAVIAQSFERIHRSNLVGMGIVPLVFQGEDSWQTLGLKGDEVVTIRGIEGDLKPRQTLTAEITLGDGSVKNVPLTCRIDTLDELDYFRNGGILQYVLRNLAA from the coding sequence ATGACCAAATCCGTCGATAGCTTCTCCTCCCGCCGCACCATCGTCGCGGCTGGCAAGACTTACACCTACTATTCCCTGCCGGAAGCCGAAAAGAACGGCCTTGAGGGAATTTCCCGCCTGCCCTTCTCCATGAAGGTGCTTCTCGAAAACTTGCTGCGCTTCGAGGACGGCCGTTCCGTCACGAAGAAGGACATCATCGCCATCAAGGACTGGCTGGTGAACCGCGGCACGGCCGAGCGCGAGATCGCCTATCGCCCGTCACGCGTTCTGATGCAGGACTTCACCGGCGTTCCCGCGGTCGTCGACCTCGCCGCGATGCGCGACGCCATGGTCAATCTCGGCGGCGACCCCAAGCGCATCAACCCGCTGGTGCCGGTCGACCTCGTCATCGACCACTCGGTGATCGTGAATTTCTTCGGCAACAACGCCGCCTTCGGCAAGAACGTCGAGGAAGAATACAAGCAGAACCAGGAGCGTTACCGCTTCCTGAAATGGGGCCAGTCGGCCTTCGACAATTTCCGTGTCGTGCCGCCCGGCACCGGCATCTGCCACCAGGTCAACCTCGAGTACCTCGCACAGACCGTGTGGACCAAGACCGAGGACGGCGAAACGGTCGCCTATCCCGATACCTGCGTCGGCACGGACAGCCACACCACCATGGTGAACGGCCTCGGCGTGCTCGGCTGGGGCGTCGGCGGCATCGAGGCCGAGGCGGCCATGCTCGGCCAGCCGGTCTCCATGCTCATCCCCGAGGTCATCGGCTTCAAGCTCACCGGCAGGCTCAACGAGGGCATCACGGCGACCGACCTCGTGCTGACGGTCACCCAGATGCTGCGCAAGAAAGGCGTGGTCGGCAAATTCGTCGAATTCTTCGGCGATGGCCTCGACCATCTCTCGCTGGCCGACCGCGCCACGATCGGCAACATGGCGCCGGAATATGGCGCGACCTGCGGTTTCTTCCCCGTCGACAGTGAAACCATCGCCTATCTCGACGAGACCGGCCGTACCGACGACCGCATCGCGCTGGTCGAGGCCTATTCCAAGGCACAGGGCATGTGGCGCGAAGTGGGCACGCCGGATCCGGTCTTCACCGACATCCTCGAGCTCGACATCGGCTCCGTGCTGCCATCGCTCGCCGGCCCCAAGCGCCCACAGGACCGCGTGCTGCTCTCCGGCACCAAGGAAGGCTTTCTCGCCGCCCTCGAAGGCGAGTTCAAGAAGCCGGGCGAGGCTGCCAAGCGTTTCGCCGTTGCCGATGCCGACTTCACCCTCGGTCATGGCGATGTCACCATCGCCGCCATCACCTCCTGCACCAACACCTCCAACCCGAGCGTGCTGATCGCGGCCGGACTTCTGGCGCGCAACGCTGCCGCCAAGGGCCTCAAGTCCAAGCCGTGGGTGAAGACTTCGCTGGCACCGGGATCGCAGGTGGTCGAAGGCTATCTCAACGCCTCCGGCCTGCAGACCGATCTCGACGCCCTCGGGTTCAATCTCGTCGGCTTCGGCTGCACGACCTGCATCGGCAACTCCGGCCCGCTGCCCGAGAACATCTCCGAGGCGATCAACAAGAACGACCTCGTCGCGGGCGCCGTCATCTCCGGCAACCGCAACTTCGAAGGCCGCGTGAACCCGGACGTGAAGGCGAACTACCTCGCCTCGCCGCCGCTGGTCGTCGCCTATGCCATCGCCGGCTCGCTGCAGATCGACCTGACAACCGAGCCGCTCGGCACGGGTTCGGACGGAAAGCCGGTCTATCTCAAGGATATCTGGCCGTCCAACCAGGAGATCGCCAAGTTCATCCGCGAGAACGTCACCAAGAAGATGTTCCAGGAAAAATACGCTGACGTCTTCAAGGGCGACAGCAACTGGCAGAAAATTGCCGTGCCGACCGGCGAGACATATGCCTGGGACTCGGGCTCCACCTATGTGCAGAACCCGCCTTACTTTGAAGGCATGGAGATGAAGCCGGAGCCGGTCACGGACATCGTCAAGGCGCGGGTGATGGGCCTGTTCCTCGATTCGATCACGACCGACCACATCTCTCCGGCCGGTTCGATCAAGGAAGCAAGCCCTGCTGGTCACTACCTGCGCGATCACCAGGTGCGCCCGCAGGACTTCAACCAGTACGGCACGCGCCGTGGCAACCACGAAGTCATGATGCGCGGCACCTTCGCCAATATCCGCATCAAGAATCAGATGCTCGGCGGCAAGGAAGGTGGCTTCACCAAGCATTGGCCCGATGGCACCGAGATGCCGATTTATGACGCGGCCATGAAGTACAAGGCGGAGGGCGTTCCGCTCGTGGTCTTTGCCGGCAAGGAATACGGCACCGGTTCCTCCCGCGACTGGGCGGCCAAGGGCACCAAGCTGCTCGGCATCCGCGCGGTCATCGCCCAGAGCTTCGAGCGCATCCACCGCTCCAACCTCGTGGGGATGGGCATCGTCCCGCTCGTCTTCCAGGGTGAAGACTCCTGGCAGACGCTTGGACTCAAGGGCGACGAAGTCGTCACCATCCGCGGCATCGAGGGCGACCTGAAGCCGCGCCAGACGCTGACAGCAGAGATCACCCTTGGCGACGGCTCGGTGAAGAACGTCCCGCTGACCTGCCGCATCGATACGCTCGACGAGCTGGATTATTTCCGCAACGGCGGCATCCTGCAGTACGTCCTGCGCAATCTCGCAGCCTAA
- a CDS encoding acyl carrier protein: MASTFETVADIIAETADIPRDQITPESHAIDDLGIDSLAFLDIAFAIDKAFGIKLPLETWTQEVNDGKVPADQYFVLKNLCARIDDLVAAKTA, translated from the coding sequence ATGGCATCTACCTTCGAGACCGTCGCCGATATCATCGCCGAAACCGCTGACATTCCGCGCGATCAGATCACGCCGGAAAGCCACGCCATCGACGATCTCGGTATTGATTCGCTGGCCTTCCTCGACATCGCCTTCGCGATCGACAAGGCGTTCGGCATCAAGTTGCCTCTTGAGACCTGGACGCAGGAGGTCAACGACGGGAAGGTCCCGGCCGACCAGTATTTCGTTCTGAAGAACCTTTGCGCCCGCATCGACGATCTCGTGGCGGCGAAAACCGCGTGA
- a CDS encoding beta-ketoacyl-ACP synthase has protein sequence MTREVWITGLGLVSSLGEGAKAHLGIFDGDTDPVIDSERFAPFSVHPAIPLELDRQIPKKADQRQMEPWQRLGVYAAGLALEDAGLKGDAERLAAMQLIVAAGGGERDYAVDGQILTGLRTAEKPGVFLNEHLMGDIRPTLFLAQLSNLLAGNISIVHGVTGATRTFMGEEQSGVDALRIAHARIAAGQGDTFLVGGAYNAERPDVLLIYEMGQLLWKKPYASVWDRPGEGGGFIPGSAAGFLVLEARETAEARGATPVATLQAVAADQVTRGIGAVGASVENLWQQAASDFRPTGGAILSGATGITGITEEERGALAKLMPGTTVHAMGDFIGHTIEAQFPLSVAIAAAAIRDSYLRQAAVTSVGHMRGEGLAFLTSV, from the coding sequence ATGACGCGTGAGGTCTGGATCACCGGCCTCGGGCTCGTCTCCAGCCTGGGTGAAGGCGCGAAAGCCCATCTCGGCATTTTCGACGGAGACACGGACCCGGTCATCGATAGCGAGCGCTTCGCGCCGTTCTCTGTCCATCCCGCCATTCCCCTGGAGCTGGACCGGCAGATTCCGAAGAAGGCCGACCAACGCCAGATGGAACCCTGGCAGCGCCTCGGCGTCTATGCCGCGGGTCTCGCGCTCGAAGACGCGGGCCTGAAGGGCGACGCCGAAAGGCTTGCGGCCATGCAGCTCATCGTTGCGGCGGGTGGTGGTGAGCGCGACTACGCGGTCGACGGCCAGATCCTGACCGGGCTGCGCACGGCCGAAAAGCCCGGTGTGTTTCTCAACGAACATCTGATGGGCGACATCCGGCCGACCCTGTTCCTAGCGCAGTTGTCCAACCTTCTGGCCGGCAACATTTCCATCGTTCATGGCGTCACCGGTGCCACCCGTACCTTCATGGGCGAGGAGCAGTCCGGCGTCGACGCCCTGCGCATCGCCCATGCGCGGATTGCGGCGGGACAGGGCGACACGTTCCTCGTGGGCGGCGCCTACAACGCCGAGCGACCGGACGTCCTCCTGATCTACGAAATGGGCCAGCTTCTCTGGAAGAAGCCTTATGCGTCGGTCTGGGACCGGCCCGGCGAGGGCGGTGGTTTCATTCCCGGCAGCGCTGCTGGCTTCCTGGTGCTCGAAGCGCGGGAAACAGCCGAGGCGCGCGGAGCCACACCGGTCGCGACGTTGCAGGCGGTCGCGGCGGACCAGGTGACGCGCGGCATCGGCGCGGTGGGCGCCAGCGTCGAGAACCTGTGGCAGCAAGCGGCGAGCGACTTCAGGCCGACGGGCGGCGCCATTCTCTCCGGCGCGACGGGTATAACCGGCATCACCGAGGAAGAGCGTGGCGCGCTCGCCAAGCTTATGCCGGGCACGACGGTCCATGCCATGGGCGATTTCATCGGTCACACGATCGAGGCGCAGTTCCCCTTGAGCGTGGCCATCGCGGCGGCAGCGATCCGCGACAGCTATCTCAGGCAGGCCGCGGTCACCAGCGTCGGTCACATGCGCGGCGAAGGCCTGGCCTTCCTGACGTCGGTCTGA